In one Polycladomyces zharkentensis genomic region, the following are encoded:
- the pobA gene encoding 4-hydroxybenzoate 3-monooxygenase, whose translation MRTQVGIIGAGPAGLMLSHLLHLYGIESIIIESRTREEIEGTIRAGVLEQGTVDLLNATGVGERMMREGHFHHGIELRFNGKGHRIDIHELTGGKNVTIYAQHEVIKDLVAARLKAGGEIIFNVGDVSLHQLDTPTPKIRFRKDQDGELQEITCDFIAGCDGFHGPSRPAIPETVRKEYQKIYPFGWLGILTVAPPSAPELIYANHERGFALVSTRSPEIQRMYIQVDPRDDIANWPDDRIWEELHARLATHDGWELIEGPIIQKNIIAMRSFVCDPMQYGRLFLAGDAAHIVPPTGAKGLNLAVADVQVLARGLESFYRSGKTELLERYSEICLRRVWKAERFSWYMTSLLHRHPDHTPFDRRIQLAELDYVTSSRAAATSLAENYAGLPMEFETTAGVSL comes from the coding sequence ATGCGCACACAGGTTGGAATCATCGGAGCAGGTCCGGCCGGACTGATGCTCTCACATCTGTTGCATCTTTACGGGATCGAGTCGATCATCATCGAAAGCCGCACCCGCGAAGAAATTGAAGGAACCATCCGTGCGGGCGTGCTCGAACAGGGTACGGTAGATCTGTTGAACGCGACGGGCGTCGGCGAGCGGATGATGCGGGAGGGGCATTTTCACCACGGGATTGAACTGCGTTTCAACGGCAAGGGACACCGGATCGACATCCACGAGCTTACTGGCGGGAAAAACGTGACGATCTATGCCCAACACGAGGTTATTAAGGATCTTGTGGCTGCCCGACTGAAGGCGGGTGGAGAAATCATTTTCAATGTGGGCGACGTCAGTCTTCACCAGCTTGACACACCGACACCCAAGATCCGGTTCCGCAAGGACCAGGACGGCGAGCTGCAGGAAATCACCTGCGACTTTATTGCGGGTTGTGACGGGTTTCATGGTCCGAGCCGGCCTGCAATTCCGGAGACAGTACGCAAGGAATACCAGAAAATTTATCCGTTTGGCTGGCTCGGCATTCTGACCGTAGCTCCCCCGTCAGCGCCCGAGTTGATCTACGCCAATCACGAACGCGGCTTCGCCTTGGTCAGCACGCGTTCACCCGAAATCCAGCGGATGTATATTCAGGTTGATCCTCGTGATGATATTGCCAATTGGCCTGATGACCGGATTTGGGAGGAACTGCATGCACGGCTGGCGACTCATGATGGTTGGGAGTTAATCGAGGGTCCCATCATTCAAAAGAACATCATCGCCATGCGCAGTTTTGTCTGTGACCCCATGCAGTACGGAAGACTCTTTCTGGCCGGAGATGCAGCGCACATCGTTCCGCCGACCGGTGCCAAAGGGCTGAATCTGGCGGTTGCGGATGTACAGGTGTTGGCACGTGGTCTCGAGTCCTTTTACAGGTCCGGCAAAACAGAACTGTTGGAGCGCTATTCCGAAATTTGTCTGCGCCGCGTATGGAAGGCGGAGCGCTTCTCCTGGTACATGACGTCTTTGTTGCATCGTCACCCTGACCATACACCATTTGATCGCCGCATCCAACTTGCCGAATTGGATTATGTCACTTCCTCACGGGCCGCAGCGACCAGTCTGGCCGAGAACTATGCAGGTTTGCCCATGGAATTTGAGACAACCGCGGGTGTCTCGCTATGA
- a CDS encoding extradiol ring-cleavage dioxygenase — protein MSIELGLLVPHTPRMCHEDRTPEFQKELVKGMHSVARIIEKIKPDAIVLVSCHWLSSFHHFVDATPVHKGVLTAFECPELISDVPYQYPGDEQLAGQLVEAGQKAGLPVVKVNDPTYVWDYGTVVPLRYLVPNGDIPVIDLSVCWAANLEETYVWGQQIGKVLRESEKRVIFVSSGALSHNLVRGPEKMPTAAEQALDRQFLEYLHNNDLSSAWNMLPQYARAACVESGGRHLAMLLGVLEGNYESAYYGYGQSSGSANVVMAFQPK, from the coding sequence ATGTCGATTGAATTGGGATTGCTTGTACCCCATACACCTCGCATGTGTCACGAGGATCGAACTCCGGAGTTCCAAAAAGAACTCGTAAAGGGGATGCATTCAGTCGCAAGGATCATTGAAAAAATCAAACCTGATGCGATCGTGCTCGTATCCTGTCACTGGCTGTCCAGTTTCCATCATTTTGTCGATGCCACTCCGGTGCACAAAGGGGTTTTAACCGCTTTTGAATGTCCCGAACTGATCTCCGACGTGCCCTATCAGTATCCCGGAGATGAACAGCTGGCCGGCCAATTGGTGGAAGCGGGGCAAAAGGCGGGTCTCCCTGTTGTCAAAGTGAACGATCCAACGTACGTATGGGATTATGGTACAGTGGTACCTCTTCGGTATCTGGTGCCGAATGGGGATATACCGGTTATTGATCTTTCCGTTTGTTGGGCGGCAAATCTGGAAGAAACTTATGTGTGGGGACAGCAAATCGGAAAGGTGTTGCGTGAGAGTGAGAAACGCGTAATCTTTGTCAGCAGTGGCGCCCTTTCCCATAATCTTGTACGAGGCCCCGAGAAAATGCCGACAGCTGCTGAACAAGCTTTGGATCGGCAATTTTTAGAGTATTTGCATAACAATGATCTCTCATCTGCATGGAACATGTTGCCTCAATATGCCAGAGCGGCTTGCGTTGAGTCCGGGGGACGTCATTTGGCGATGTTGCTGGGAGTGTTGGAAGGAAACTATGAAAGCGCCTATTACGGGTATGGCCAATCGTCGGGCAGCGCCAATGTGGTGATGGCGTTTCAACCGAAATAA
- a CDS encoding 4-oxalocrotonate tautomerase, with the protein MPIVNIQILQGRPEEKVKALIRNVTETICTTLEVPKESVRVIVTEIPKTHWGIGGTPVSDQQN; encoded by the coding sequence ATGCCGATTGTCAATATCCAGATTTTACAGGGAAGACCCGAAGAGAAGGTGAAAGCACTGATCCGAAACGTGACGGAAACGATCTGTACGACGCTGGAGGTTCCGAAAGAATCGGTACGGGTCATTGTAACCGAGATACCCAAAACGCACTGGGGCATCGGGGGAACACCTGTGTCCGATCAACAGAATTGA